A single region of the Streptomyces virginiae genome encodes:
- a CDS encoding S8 family peptidase, translating to MSVMRHTRRRLAGISATAVVALALGAAAALPASAADNGPQGVIENAGAAGTVSGSYIVTLKDSAARSTADSGKAVAKRYGAKIDKTYSAALNGYSVEVSEAQAKKLAADPAVKSVVQNRVFTVDATQPNPPSWGLDRIDQRALPLNQSYTYPDKAGEGVTAYIIDTGVRITHQDFGTRASYGYDAIDNDNTAQDGHGHGTHVAGTVAGGAYGVAKKAKIVGVRVLDNNGSGTTAQVVAGIDWVTRNAVKPAVANMSLGGGADSALDTAVRNSIASGITYGVAAGNESTNASTKSPARVAEAITVGATTNTDAKASYSNYGTVLDIFAPGSSITSSWGTGDTATNTISGTSMATPHVVGAAALYLAQNPASTPAQVRDGLVSAATPNVVTSPGTGSPNLLLNVGEGGTVPPGKRFENTADYAINDNATVESPVTVGGVAGNAPASLAVAVDIKHTYIGDLKVDLVAPDGTVYTLHNRSGGSADNIIKTFTVNASAEVANGVWKLRVNDNANVDTGKIDSWALQF from the coding sequence ATGTCCGTGATGCGTCACACCCGCCGGAGGCTCGCCGGCATCAGCGCGACCGCCGTCGTCGCCCTCGCACTCGGCGCGGCCGCCGCGTTACCCGCCTCGGCGGCCGACAACGGCCCGCAGGGCGTCATCGAGAACGCCGGCGCCGCCGGGACCGTCTCCGGCAGCTACATCGTGACCCTGAAGGACTCCGCCGCCCGCTCCACCGCGGACAGCGGCAAGGCCGTCGCCAAGCGGTACGGCGCGAAGATCGACAAGACGTACAGCGCCGCCCTCAACGGCTACTCCGTCGAGGTCTCCGAGGCGCAGGCGAAGAAGCTCGCCGCCGACCCGGCGGTCAAGTCCGTCGTGCAGAACCGTGTCTTCACCGTCGACGCGACCCAGCCCAACCCGCCGTCCTGGGGCCTGGACCGCATCGACCAGCGCGCGCTCCCGCTCAACCAGAGCTACACCTACCCGGACAAGGCCGGCGAGGGCGTCACCGCCTACATCATCGACACCGGTGTCCGCATCACACACCAGGACTTCGGCACCCGCGCCTCCTACGGCTACGACGCCATCGACAACGACAACACCGCCCAGGACGGCCACGGCCACGGCACGCACGTCGCCGGCACCGTCGCGGGCGGCGCGTACGGCGTGGCCAAGAAGGCCAAGATCGTCGGCGTCCGCGTGCTCGACAACAACGGCAGCGGCACGACGGCCCAGGTCGTCGCGGGCATCGACTGGGTGACCCGCAACGCGGTCAAGCCGGCGGTGGCCAACATGTCGCTCGGCGGCGGCGCGGACTCCGCGCTCGACACCGCCGTGCGCAACTCCATCGCCTCCGGCATCACCTACGGCGTCGCCGCGGGCAACGAGTCCACCAACGCGTCGACGAAGTCCCCGGCGCGCGTCGCCGAGGCCATCACGGTCGGCGCCACCACCAACACCGACGCCAAGGCCAGTTACTCCAACTACGGCACGGTCCTGGACATCTTCGCGCCGGGCTCGTCCATCACCTCCTCGTGGGGCACCGGCGACACGGCCACCAACACCATCTCCGGCACCTCGATGGCCACCCCGCACGTGGTCGGCGCGGCCGCGCTGTACCTGGCGCAGAACCCGGCGAGCACCCCGGCCCAGGTCCGCGACGGCCTGGTGAGCGCCGCGACCCCGAACGTGGTCACCAGCCCCGGCACGGGATCGCCGAACCTGCTGCTCAACGTCGGTGAGGGCGGCACCGTCCCGCCCGGCAAGCGGTTCGAGAACACCGCCGACTACGCGATCAACGACAACGCCACCGTCGAGTCGCCCGTCACCGTGGGCGGGGTCGCCGGCAACGCCCCGGCGTCACTCGCCGTCGCGGTCGACATCAAGCACACCTACATCGGTGACCTCAAGGTGGACCTGGTCGCGCCCGACGGCACCGTCTACACCCTCCACAACCGCAGCGGCGGCAGCGCGGACAACATCATCAAGACCTTCACGGTCAACGCCTCCGCCGAGGTGGCCAACGGAGTGTGGAAGCTCCGCGTGAACGACAACGCCAACGTCGACACCGGCAAGATCGACTCCTGGGCGCTGCAGTTCTGA